AAAGAGACAGTTATTTGTATCGTCAATGATAAAGGGGTGTCCGTTCATAGGGGGAAAACAAAAACTGACCCAGAAAAAATTGCTTACCATCTCAAAAAAATTGGTTTAAAAATTGAAAAAATTGGCCTCGAAAGTGGGTCTTTGAGTCACTGGCTGGTTAATGAGCTCCGAAAACTTGAATTACCTGCAATTTGTATTGATGCTCGAAAAATGGCAGTATTTCTCTCTGTCCGAGTTAATAAAACGGATGATAATGATGCTCAAGGAATTGCAGAGGCCATGAGGTGTGGTTTGTACAAGGAAGTTTGTCAAAAATCCCAACAAGCCGTAGAAACTAGCACCCTAATGCAGTGTCGAAGAACTTTAGTTCAGCAAAGAGTGCAGTTGATCAATTCGATAAGAGGTTTTTTAAAAACATATGGTGTTCGACTTGGTTCCTGCGGAGAAAAAGAATTTTCCGAGAAGGTAAGGGCCATATTACCGGGGGCCCTGATGATTGCTCGTGAGGGAGTTGAGAGTTTGGTTAATTGTTATGAAAAACTCAGTGCAGAAATTAAGATACTAGACAAAAGAGTAGAAACCCTTGCGAAGGAAGATGAAGACGTTAAACGACTCATGACAGTTCCGGGAGTTGGTATAGTTACGGCAATGACCTTTAAGATTGAAATTGACGATCCTCATAGATTTAAAAACTCTCGAGATGTGGGAGCCTACTTTGGAATGACCCCTCGCCAATATTCTTCAGGAGAAACCAAACGACAAGGTCGCATATCGAAATGTGGTTCTTCAGAAATGAGAAGTTTGCTTATGGAAGCCGGGTTAGTTTGTTTGACTCGGAGTAAGAAATGGAGTCGAGTCAAAGCTTGGGGATTAAAAATCATGAGAAAAAACGGGGCAAAAAAAGCCTCCGTGGCAGTTGGGCGAAAGCTTGCAGTCATTATGCACCGGATGCTTTTAGAAAAAAAAGACTTTATCCACGGCGAAGAGAAGAAAGTACAGGTAAAGGCAGCCTAAGATTGGATTTAAAACAGGGGCTCTGCCCCTAACCCCGGCAAAGGACTACTCGCCCTTTGCAACCCCGGAAGGGTATTTAATTGCGAGGGAAAAGCTGAATTTAAATTAGGATATTCTCTAGAACAGAATTTGTGAAAACCCCGAAGGAAAGGGCAAAGGCGTCGAGCGGTTGGCTCTCTTAGAAGCCGTTTTATACATTGCCTTGCCCCTTGCTTCGAAAGGTATGGTGGGGCGGAGAAATACAAAGTGTTCTCCATAAAGACCCCGAAGAGAACCACGGAGTTTTTTCACAATTCGATAAAAGGAGAAAAACTTACTTGACATCAGCGCGATTAGAGAACCGCTC
This is a stretch of genomic DNA from Simkaniaceae bacterium. It encodes these proteins:
- a CDS encoding IS110 family transposase; this translates as MSHYVGLDISMKETVICIVNDKGVSVHRGKTKTDPEKIAYHLKKIGLKIEKIGLESGSLSHWLVNELRKLELPAICIDARKMAVFLSVRVNKTDDNDAQGIAEAMRCGLYKEVCQKSQQAVETSTLMQCRRTLVQQRVQLINSIRGFLKTYGVRLGSCGEKEFSEKVRAILPGALMIAREGVESLVNCYEKLSAEIKILDKRVETLAKEDEDVKRLMTVPGVGIVTAMTFKIEIDDPHRFKNSRDVGAYFGMTPRQYSSGETKRQGRISKCGSSEMRSLLMEAGLVCLTRSKKWSRVKAWGLKIMRKNGAKKASVAVGRKLAVIMHRMLLEKKDFIHGEEKKVQVKAA